A stretch of Deinococcus malanensis DNA encodes these proteins:
- a CDS encoding DsrE family protein: protein MTLTLKVAIVIFEDVRRDSARVYRALGTAEELTEAGDEVTVVFDGSGTDSLAAIIDPASRLHPLFERLRPQVRGACKYCARSHGVLDVIEQAGIPLLSEHKQHASLPALLREGYTVLTF, encoded by the coding sequence ATGACCCTGACCCTCAAAGTGGCCATCGTAATTTTCGAAGATGTCAGACGTGACAGCGCCCGCGTGTACCGCGCGCTCGGCACGGCCGAGGAGCTCACCGAAGCCGGCGACGAGGTGACCGTGGTGTTCGACGGTAGTGGCACGGATAGCCTCGCTGCGATCATTGATCCAGCCAGTCGGCTGCACCCGCTGTTCGAACGCCTGCGCCCTCAGGTGCGGGGTGCGTGCAAGTACTGCGCCAGGTCGCACGGTGTACTTGACGTCATTGAGCAGGCTGGAATTCCACTGCTCAGCGAACACAAGCAGCATGCCAGCCTCCCTGCCTTGTTGCGCGAAGGCTATACGGTGCTGACTTTCTGA
- a CDS encoding DUF4142 domain-containing protein has protein sequence MKYALALATTLAFLAPASAGGMQGGMNATMPTAMMSNSPDVLWMDATSMSNHMEIMTSRMAITKTMNADVRAFAQRMIMDHTMSQNELRMMASMKGVKIMEMPSSGHRLEAQKLSTMSGMAFDRMYMMMQVMGHRHTVSMFESYLSVGRDAQTLAAARKYLPVIRMHLMEAERLHGMMK, from the coding sequence ATGAAATACGCACTTGCACTGGCCACCACCCTCGCCTTCCTCGCTCCTGCTTCCGCCGGCGGTATGCAGGGCGGCATGAACGCCACGATGCCAACGGCCATGATGTCGAATAGCCCGGATGTCCTGTGGATGGACGCCACATCCATGAGCAACCACATGGAAATCATGACGTCGCGCATGGCCATCACTAAGACCATGAATGCCGACGTGCGTGCCTTCGCACAACGCATGATCATGGACCACACCATGTCTCAGAACGAATTGCGCATGATGGCCTCAATGAAGGGCGTCAAAATCATGGAGATGCCCAGCTCAGGCCACCGCCTGGAAGCCCAGAAGCTGAGCACCATGAGCGGAATGGCCTTCGACCGGATGTACATGATGATGCAGGTCATGGGACACCGCCACACGGTGTCGATGTTCGAGTCGTACCTCAGTGTCGGACGCGACGCGCAAACCCTCGCGGCGGCCCGCAAATACCTTCCGGTCATCCGCATGCATCTGATGGAAGCCGAACGCCTCCACGGCATGATGAAATAA